The region GCGTTAGACTTCCATATTTTATAGCCCTTATATTAGCCTCTTTCCATACCTCATTGGCGTCTTGATCTTCATCTGGACCAACCCATAACTTTGGAATCAACAAACCCCGAACACTATCTTTTTCTAAATAAAGAGCCCTATTGAATTTTAATCCTCTGCCAGATGTTAAACCTAATAACATTATTTTTATTGCCAGATTTTTATCGTAAACAGACCTTACTGCTTGAGATATTTTATCTAAGCTATTCATTCTATCAAGATATTCTTTTTGCATCTCTATAAGTTTTTCATGACTTTCTTTTAAACTAGTAAGTTTACTAACCTCATCTTGAAGTTTTCTGTATAGCTTTATTCTATGAAAAGAAAAAGCCAACCTTTTTGCGGAATCGTTTAATACACTAAAATCAGTTTCATCAAAATTTTTATATGTTCTATAATCAAAACCTTCTTCTCTGTTGTAAGCACTTAATACACCATAAATTTCATTATTTTGCTCAACTATAGCATGAATTGAAGATTTCAAATCTATATCAAAAGCCAAAGGATAATTTTCAAAATTCTCTCTTCCAATCAAAAAAAAACTACTTTTTTCCTTTATCGTTCTGCCTTCCAATGAATTCTCAACATCTAGTGTTTTAAATCTTACTTTGCTATCTTCTAAACCTGTAAAACAATTCAACACTAATTTATTATCTTCATATTTCCAATATGCAAGGCACTCTGCATGCAAAGAATTTTTTATTAAATGTAACACATTATTAATTAAAACATTTTCTTCGGTGATCTCTTCCAAAACGTTTGTTAATTGTACCATCAAAGATATTTTTTCTTTTAATTCTTGAATCTTTAAGGTTTCCAAAACCAAATCAATGAGTATCGAAAAATAATATAGTTCTTCTTTTAATAGCTGCTCATCGGTAGGATCCTCGAAAAAACCTACCGCACCAATCAACTTGTCGTTTAAAACAATGGGGTATAAATAAAGAGACACTTCTTCGATCTCAGCATCACTGGTATCAATATTTTTTGATGTTATCTTCAAAAAAACCTTTTGGCCAGAAATAAGCTGTTTTTTTAATTCGTCTTCATTTGATAAATGAATCCTAATCTGACTAATATTCGAAACAGTAGAAGCTAAAGATCTTAAAATTTCTCTCTTTGCTTCATAAATAAATACCAAATTCTCTTTTCTTAATTTGTATTTTAAACGACTTGATATTTCTTCAAAAGTAGACTTTAATAGTTTTCTTGGGTCTTCTTTTGATATAATATTTAAAAGATTATCCATCACATCTATCATGCCTCCCAAATCCTAAAATCTAAAAAATACAAGGGTATTTCACCCTTTAAACATTTCGAATTGACTTCAAAATCTTACCAAATATCTATAATAAATTATACCACTTTATCTGCCAGAAAACTATAACTAGTATAGGAAAACTATCACTAGTATAGTATGAAAATTCAAGATTAACTTGACAAAATAAAATAAAAATATTATAATTAAAATGAATTAGCAGTTGAAGGTTTCGAGTGATAAACCAAAACATTAATTTTATATTAACATGGAGGTGAACAATAATGAGATTTAACCCTAACGATTTTACAGAAAAATCTTTAAAAGCCATTCAAGAAGCACAAAATACACTAGCTTATAGTGGTGGAAATATTTTAAAACCAGAACACCTATTGTTAGCAATTTTAAATATGAATGATGAAAGCGTATTACAAGCATTTGAAGGAAAAGATGTTAATCTCTTAAAACAACGATTAGAAGAAGCTATTTCTAGAGAAATGGGAATATATTATTCTTTTCCTTTTGCGGGGCAACAAGGAATATATATATCAAATAATTTAGGAACTGCTTTTCAAATAGCAAAAACAGAGGCTAGTAAACTAGGTCTTAATAAAATCCCTTTATTAGCTTTATTACTTGGAATATTACTTGAAGGATCTTCATATGCATCTAAGTTATTAGCCTCGTTTACAAATGAGGGTAAAATAAGAGAATTACTCAATGAACTTGTAGAAATGGGGGATGAAGAATTGGGAGAAGGTATAGGAGATCCTTTAAAAAAATATACAATTGATTTAACCAAAGAAGCAAAAAAGGGCAAGCTAACCCCAGTAATAGGTAGAGAAAAAGAAATAAGAAGAGTGATTGAAATTCTATCAAGAAAATCCAAAAACAATCCTGTTTTAGTTGGAGATGCTGGAGTAGGAAAAACAGCTGTTGTTGAAGGTTTAGCTCAATTAATAGTGAATGAAAATGCACCTGATTACTTAAAAAACAAAGTAATACTTCAATTAGATATGGCCGCATTATTAGCAGGAACCAAATTTAGGGGAGAATTCGAGGAAAGGTTAAAAGCTGTAATTGATAGTGTGAAAAAAAACAGTGATCAAATTATCTTATTTATTGATGAATTGCACAATATTATTGGTGCCGGCGTTGCTGAAGGAACAGCTATGGATGCAGCAAATATCCTAAAACCCTCACTAGCAAGAGGTGAAATTAAAGTTATTGGGGCAACAACTTACGATGAATATAGAAAATACATTGAAAAAGACAAAGCATTAGCCAGAAGATTCCAACCTGTATATGTACAAGAACCATCTGTTGAAGATACCATCGAAATACTTAAAGGTATAAAAGAGTCATATGAAAAGCATCACGGGGTTAAAATACTGGATGAAGCATTGGTTGCTGCGGCTAAACTTTCAAATAGATACATAACAGATAGATATCTGCCTGATAAGGCTATTGACTTGATTGATGAAGCATGTGCAAGAGTGAAATTAAGAAGCTCAGGAAAACCTGAAAAAATTTTAGAATTAGAAAGGAAAATGTCTAGATTAGAAGACGAAATTAATCAGCTAACTCTAGAAGAAAAGTATGAAGAAGCGTCAAAGAAAAAAGCAGAATATTTTGACGTACAAAAAGAATTAGAAAATCTTAAAAAAATAGAGAAAAATCTAAAAGGAGAAATGGACAATATAGTTGACGAAGATACTATTTCAGCTATAGTTCAAGAATGGACGGGAATCCCAGTAACAAGAATGGTGGAGGACGAAAAAAGAAAACTTGCTAATCTTGAAAACGAAATACACAAAAGGCTTGTTGATCAAGAAGAAGCTGTTAAGATTGTTGCACAACACATAAAAAAGGCAAGGGCTGGACTAAAAGATCCGAGAAGGCCTATAGGTTCTTTTCTATTTCTTGGTCCTACCGGAGTTGGAAAAACGGAACTTGCAAAGTCTTTAGCAGAAATCTTGTTTGGAACTGAAGATGCATTAATTAGATTTGATATGAGTGAATATATGGAAAAATTCAATGTTTCAAGATTAATAGGTGCAGCACCTGGATATGTAGGATATGAGGAAGGCGGGCAATTAACTGAAGCAGTTAGAAGAAGACCTTTTTCTGTAATACTATTGGATGAAATTGAAAAAGCTCATCCTGACGTATACAACATTCTTTTACAAATATTAGATGATGGAAGATTAACTGACTCACAGGGAAGAACTATAAACTTTAGTAATACCATTATAATCATGACTTCCAATATTGGCTCTGACAAAATAAGCAAAACAAAAAAGAGTGTTGGATTCATAGAAGACGAGAATTTAGAGGAAAGTTATGAAACAATTAAACAAGAAGTTATGTCTCAAGTAAAAACCGTCTTTAGATCCGAATTCATAAACAGATTAGATGATATCATTGTATTCAAGCCATTAAGTATGGAACATATAAAAGATATAGTCAATATAATGATTAATAGATTAGAAGAAAGGTTAAAAGAGAAGAAAATACGCATTCAAATAACCGAATCTGCAAAAGATGTGTTAGCAAAAGAAGGATTTGACCCTATTTATGGTGCAAGACCTTTAAGAAGAGTTATCGAAAGAAAAATCGAATCTCCTCTTGCAAATATGATTATTGAAGATGAAATATCTGAAGGAGATTTAGTAATTGTAGACTCAAAAGATGGAGAAACATTAGAGATAAGAAAAGCTGCAGGAGAAATACTTAAAAAACGGGACTAAAAGTCCCGTTTTTTTAATATCTAATCTTCATAAGGTTCAAAATCTTCTTTTGGCGCCCCACAAATAGGACATGTCCAATCGTCGGGCAAATCTTCAAAAAGTATACCTGGCTTTATTCCAAAATCAGGATCTCCATAGGATGGATCATATATATAACCACAGATTGTGCATCTATATTTCTCCATAATTTTCTCCCCTTTTAATTTTGATTATGTACCTCTAAAACACTTCAACCCTTTTTGTATTCTCCCACAACCCATGAATATTACAATAAGAAAGGGCTATTAAAGTACCTGTTTTGGGTAATTTAATTTTAGTTTTAACATGTGGTTCAGCCAAGGTTGGGCCAAATATATACCTACCAATATGAACAGTATTAGGATCATTATCATAATGAACGAATAAATCTAACCATACAATGTGATGTTCAACAGTATTTGGATGCTTTATTTCTTTACCTACTTGAATTTCAACTTCAAACTCTTCATTGGCTTTCACTTTTTCTATACAATCTATTGTAGGAACATGTTTTTCATTTTTAAAATCTTGTATTTTAATAACTTCTCCTAACATACTGAACCCCCCTTTTTTAAAATTCTGAAAATTTGCTTTTTGGGGCCCCACAAATTGGGCATCTATCGGGAGCTTCTCCTTCTACAGTATATCCACAAACATCACAAATATAAATTTTCCCTTTTTCAATATCTTTTTCTTCTTTAGTTGCTTCTTTAGCTTGTTTATACCATTCTTCATGAATTTTTTCTGCTTCAAGAGCAAAATGTGTAGTTCTAACAGCTTCATTTTCATTTTGAAATTTTGCTGCGTTGTTGTACACTGGATACATTTCCTGAACTTCAAAATTTTCTCCTTCAATAGATTGTTGCAAATTATCTTGTATAGAACCCAAATGTCCCAATGCTTTAAAGTGATTCCTTGCATGAACATACTCTGCATAAGCGATAGCTCTCCACATCCGAGCTAAATTTTTTAACCCTTTTTCTTCTGCATCATCTGCAAAAATAAGATACTTCATATGTGCTTTGGATTCACCACAAAAAGCATCTTCTAAGAATTGTCTCGTCATCTCTCTTTTAACCATAATTAATCATCCTCCTTTAATATAACTTGATAATGTCAGAAATTTCAAAATTCTTATTATATATGTTTTAGAATTGATTTTTTACAAAATACCTCATTA is a window of Defluviitoga tunisiensis DNA encoding:
- a CDS encoding ATP-dependent Clp protease ATP-binding subunit gives rise to the protein MRFNPNDFTEKSLKAIQEAQNTLAYSGGNILKPEHLLLAILNMNDESVLQAFEGKDVNLLKQRLEEAISREMGIYYSFPFAGQQGIYISNNLGTAFQIAKTEASKLGLNKIPLLALLLGILLEGSSYASKLLASFTNEGKIRELLNELVEMGDEELGEGIGDPLKKYTIDLTKEAKKGKLTPVIGREKEIRRVIEILSRKSKNNPVLVGDAGVGKTAVVEGLAQLIVNENAPDYLKNKVILQLDMAALLAGTKFRGEFEERLKAVIDSVKKNSDQIILFIDELHNIIGAGVAEGTAMDAANILKPSLARGEIKVIGATTYDEYRKYIEKDKALARRFQPVYVQEPSVEDTIEILKGIKESYEKHHGVKILDEALVAAAKLSNRYITDRYLPDKAIDLIDEACARVKLRSSGKPEKILELERKMSRLEDEINQLTLEEKYEEASKKKAEYFDVQKELENLKKIEKNLKGEMDNIVDEDTISAIVQEWTGIPVTRMVEDEKRKLANLENEIHKRLVDQEEAVKIVAQHIKKARAGLKDPRRPIGSFLFLGPTGVGKTELAKSLAEILFGTEDALIRFDMSEYMEKFNVSRLIGAAPGYVGYEEGGQLTEAVRRRPFSVILLDEIEKAHPDVYNILLQILDDGRLTDSQGRTINFSNTIIIMTSNIGSDKISKTKKSVGFIEDENLEESYETIKQEVMSQVKTVFRSEFINRLDDIIVFKPLSMEHIKDIVNIMINRLEERLKEKKIRIQITESAKDVLAKEGFDPIYGARPLRRVIERKIESPLANMIIEDEISEGDLVIVDSKDGETLEIRKAAGEILKKRD
- the rd gene encoding rubredoxin; translated protein: MEKYRCTICGYIYDPSYGDPDFGIKPGILFEDLPDDWTCPICGAPKEDFEPYED
- a CDS encoding class II SORL domain-containing protein is translated as MLGEVIKIQDFKNEKHVPTIDCIEKVKANEEFEVEIQVGKEIKHPNTVEHHIVWLDLFVHYDNDPNTVHIGRYIFGPTLAEPHVKTKIKLPKTGTLIALSYCNIHGLWENTKRVEVF
- a CDS encoding rubrerythrin family protein, producing the protein MVKREMTRQFLEDAFCGESKAHMKYLIFADDAEEKGLKNLARMWRAIAYAEYVHARNHFKALGHLGSIQDNLQQSIEGENFEVQEMYPVYNNAAKFQNENEAVRTTHFALEAEKIHEEWYKQAKEATKEEKDIEKGKIYICDVCGYTVEGEAPDRCPICGAPKSKFSEF